In Gemmatimonadaceae bacterium, the following proteins share a genomic window:
- a CDS encoding response regulator transcription factor: protein MPPESGRPPDMIRVLIVDDHAVVREGIRHVLSSDPDFEVVGEAAGGELGVTLAESLKPDVVILDLSMPDLPGLEAARRIRAQLPRTALLVLSIHDHQEYVLRSIEAGAQGYLRKDSSPRELRNAIRAVYEGSTFFSAPVARHVSVAIGKRAPEETPGTRGDTLTPRERSVLVEIAHGRTNKEIAGTLGVSVRTIESHRESLLKKLGVRGTAGLTRFAIEAGLLAP from the coding sequence ATGCCTCCTGAGTCCGGGCGCCCGCCGGATATGATTCGCGTTCTCATCGTCGATGATCACGCAGTTGTGCGCGAGGGAATTCGTCACGTGCTCTCATCGGACCCCGACTTCGAGGTGGTGGGAGAGGCTGCGGGCGGAGAGCTGGGCGTTACGCTCGCCGAATCGCTCAAGCCAGACGTCGTGATCCTGGACCTTTCGATGCCGGATCTTCCTGGTCTCGAGGCCGCGCGAAGGATACGGGCGCAGCTTCCTCGCACGGCCCTTCTGGTGCTCAGCATTCACGATCACCAGGAGTACGTTCTGCGGAGCATCGAGGCGGGAGCTCAAGGGTATCTGCGCAAGGATTCCTCGCCTCGCGAGCTGCGCAACGCGATTCGCGCCGTTTACGAGGGCAGCACGTTTTTCAGCGCGCCGGTGGCGCGGCATGTTTCCGTCGCCATTGGAAAGCGCGCTCCGGAGGAAACGCCGGGAACGCGAGGTGACACTCTCACGCCGCGCGAGCGCAGCGTCCTGGTCGAAATCGCTCACGGCCGAACCAACAAGGAAATTGCGGGCACGCTTGGTGTCAGCGTGCGAACCATCGAGTCGCACCGCGAATCGCTGCTGAAAAAACTCGGCGTTCGAGGCACGGCGGGGCTCACACGGTTTGCGATCGAAGCGGGACTACTGGCGCCTTAA
- a CDS encoding TonB-dependent receptor encodes MSRILIALLGVCAALPGFAQAPDIPRSPGALDTVIITATRTERSTFNTPQPVTVLDARLFRERLPNGLADLFRDFAGLDASGVGPNQRRPEIRGMRGQRILLLQDGLRLNNSRRQQDFGELPAVAGTAGIERVEVVRGPSSVLYGSDAIGGVINIISRDVPTDQGAVAGEIMYRYGSAGTVKAPSGSVSARLGRFAVRAGAAYRDSEPYRAPAGNFGNITLSESELVHDSGIRDRSYDLFSSLDVNSFSQLYARAGWYTADDAGFGFIDPALLGPGQPRIQILYPNQSFSRYAIGYRSSAFPTFFAHRIEVTGYTQRNERHLDNLILIPAGPGATIDTKTWNFTDLSTVGARLELARPLGQAATLTYGADAFRDRSDNTDSSRTVITGFGPPITRISTTPQVPNATFTSVGLFGQLEARPFPRLLTVLGTRYQTVSAETRATTGLEHAAQEGDDRTLVWSANGLFRVTGNANVVMSFGRGFRAANLVERFFEGLAPEGNGFQRANPQLDPERSFNSDLGVRYRGGPFSAEGFVFRNDISDAIRARATGDSVSRRPAFQNRNIGRLRMQGVELSTGVRTATGLDAAASFTRLNATNISDPDSPVGDSYSSKVVGDLGYRAPSGRFSAGYTVRYQGEQSEVIVGTNPIGPVIPAFVVHSARASVVLLRAGDLVNELAFRIENIGNTLYAEFPNASFFRPEPGRNVSLGLLVHF; translated from the coding sequence ATGTCTCGCATTCTGATCGCACTTCTCGGCGTGTGCGCCGCGCTTCCCGGTTTCGCGCAAGCGCCCGACATCCCACGAAGTCCTGGCGCTCTGGACACCGTGATCATCACCGCCACGCGCACCGAGCGTTCCACCTTCAACACTCCTCAGCCAGTCACGGTGCTGGATGCACGCCTCTTTCGCGAGCGGCTTCCGAATGGACTCGCCGACCTGTTCCGTGATTTCGCGGGGCTGGATGCCAGCGGAGTGGGGCCAAACCAGAGGCGACCTGAGATCCGGGGAATGCGCGGCCAGCGCATTCTGCTGCTCCAGGATGGATTGCGTCTCAACAACTCTCGCCGACAACAGGACTTCGGCGAGCTTCCCGCGGTTGCGGGCACCGCGGGGATCGAGCGGGTGGAGGTCGTTCGCGGACCGTCCTCAGTGTTGTATGGCAGCGATGCAATCGGCGGCGTCATCAACATCATCTCGCGCGATGTTCCCACCGACCAGGGCGCTGTGGCCGGCGAGATCATGTACCGCTATGGTAGCGCAGGCACCGTCAAAGCTCCCTCCGGCAGCGTATCGGCCCGGTTGGGCCGCTTCGCCGTGCGCGCCGGCGCGGCGTACCGTGATTCGGAGCCGTATCGTGCGCCCGCAGGGAACTTCGGCAACATCACGCTCTCCGAAAGCGAGCTGGTCCACGACTCCGGAATTCGCGACCGCTCCTATGATCTGTTTTCGAGCCTCGATGTGAACAGCTTCAGCCAGTTATACGCGCGGGCAGGATGGTACACGGCCGATGACGCCGGCTTCGGATTCATCGATCCCGCACTCCTGGGACCGGGGCAACCAAGAATTCAAATTCTTTACCCCAACCAGTCGTTCTCGCGCTACGCCATCGGTTACCGATCGAGCGCGTTTCCCACCTTTTTCGCGCATCGAATCGAGGTTACCGGATATACACAGCGCAACGAGCGGCATCTCGACAACCTCATCCTGATTCCGGCGGGGCCTGGCGCGACGATTGACACCAAGACCTGGAATTTTACGGACCTGTCCACCGTTGGCGCGCGACTGGAGCTCGCGCGGCCGCTCGGACAGGCGGCGACGCTGACGTATGGAGCCGACGCGTTCCGCGATCGCTCAGATAACACCGACTCGAGCAGGACCGTCATTACCGGCTTCGGACCGCCGATCACGCGCATCAGCACCACACCGCAGGTCCCCAATGCGACATTCACCAGCGTTGGACTATTCGGTCAGCTCGAGGCTCGACCGTTCCCCCGGTTGTTGACAGTCCTCGGTACGCGGTATCAGACCGTTTCGGCCGAAACGCGAGCGACGACCGGGCTCGAGCATGCAGCTCAAGAGGGGGACGATCGTACGCTTGTCTGGAGCGCGAACGGGCTCTTCCGCGTCACTGGCAACGCAAATGTCGTGATGTCGTTCGGCCGGGGCTTCCGTGCAGCGAACCTGGTCGAGCGTTTTTTCGAGGGTCTGGCACCGGAAGGAAATGGGTTTCAGCGCGCGAACCCGCAGCTGGACCCGGAGAGGAGCTTCAACTCCGACCTGGGCGTGAGGTATCGCGGCGGTCCGTTCAGCGCGGAGGGATTCGTCTTTCGCAACGACATCTCCGATGCCATCCGCGCGCGTGCCACGGGAGATTCCGTGAGCCGCCGGCCTGCCTTCCAGAACCGGAACATCGGCAGGCTTAGGATGCAGGGCGTCGAGCTGAGCACCGGCGTTCGCACAGCGACCGGGCTCGACGCTGCCGCGAGCTTCACGCGGCTCAATGCAACGAATATCTCCGATCCGGACAGCCCGGTTGGTGACAGCTACTCCAGCAAGGTGGTCGGCGATCTCGGCTACCGGGCGCCAAGCGGCCGGTTCAGCGCGGGATACACGGTGCGTTATCAGGGCGAGCAGAGCGAAGTCATTGTCGGCACAAATCCGATCGGCCCTGTAATCCCCGCGTTCGTCGTGCACTCGGCGAGAGCGAGCGTCGTTCTTCTCAGAGCCGGCGATCTCGTGAACGAGCTGGCTTTCAGAATCGAAAACATCGGGAACACACTGTATGCCGAATTCCCGAACGCCAGCTTCTTCCGGCCTGAGCCCGGGCGAAACGTGAGTCTCGGACTGCTGGTGCATTTCTAG
- a CDS encoding sensor histidine kinase has translation MKPPAEFDAALLQGLVTLGTAGLCWFLFARYRQRYFLWWSVACTLYVFRIAAIIAFLSTKAESWLLLHQILTGWTALVLLWAALTFSRLAEWRSLYGAALVFPVAWSFVAIYALDSFMLAAIPAVLFLSLATLATAWVFLRQYRINGSRGAAVLAGVLGAWGIHHLDYPLLRAQGAWNPWGYYLDILFLLAMGIGIVILGLEELDRANSTVMVRTSELERLSARIVQQHEEERRRVSLELHDQTAQVWAAVKMQLGLLREGAPNDMSVRLDRTLELVDAGIQSIRSVTTNLRPPLLDDLGLGPALRALVESFAAQSNLKVSAHLPAVMPAVAPDAALALFRAVQEALSNVARHSSATSAEVRLSVSDGALTLTISDNGRGFPAPGIPLDSTYSSLGLAGMRERIAALRGSVTFTSSMGALVTVRVPLTNAS, from the coding sequence TTGAAGCCACCGGCAGAATTTGACGCGGCTCTTCTTCAAGGCCTCGTAACACTCGGTACAGCAGGCCTGTGCTGGTTCCTGTTCGCGAGATACCGGCAGCGCTACTTCCTGTGGTGGTCGGTTGCGTGCACCCTGTACGTCTTTCGCATTGCAGCCATCATTGCGTTTCTGAGTACAAAGGCCGAATCGTGGCTGCTGCTCCACCAGATACTGACTGGATGGACAGCGCTGGTACTTCTATGGGCGGCTCTCACGTTCTCGCGTCTGGCCGAATGGCGTTCGTTGTACGGCGCTGCGCTCGTCTTTCCGGTCGCCTGGTCGTTCGTCGCGATTTACGCACTGGACAGCTTCATGCTCGCCGCCATTCCAGCCGTGCTCTTTTTGAGCCTCGCCACGCTCGCAACCGCCTGGGTCTTTCTCCGACAGTACAGGATCAACGGCTCACGGGGAGCAGCGGTGCTTGCCGGCGTGCTCGGCGCGTGGGGAATTCACCATCTGGACTATCCATTGCTGCGAGCCCAGGGCGCCTGGAATCCCTGGGGTTACTATCTGGACATTCTCTTCCTGCTCGCAATGGGGATCGGGATTGTCATACTCGGCTTGGAGGAGCTCGACAGAGCGAACAGCACGGTGATGGTGCGCACCTCAGAGCTGGAGCGGCTATCCGCCAGAATAGTGCAGCAGCATGAGGAGGAGCGTCGCCGCGTCTCACTCGAGCTTCACGATCAGACCGCCCAGGTATGGGCGGCGGTGAAGATGCAGCTCGGCCTCCTCCGCGAAGGTGCACCGAACGATATGTCGGTCCGGCTCGACCGGACGCTCGAGCTCGTGGATGCCGGCATACAAAGCATTCGCAGCGTTACGACCAATCTCCGCCCTCCACTCCTCGATGATCTCGGTCTCGGGCCGGCACTCCGTGCACTCGTCGAGAGCTTCGCCGCACAGTCGAATCTGAAAGTATCCGCTCACCTTCCGGCCGTGATGCCTGCTGTTGCCCCGGACGCGGCGCTGGCACTGTTCCGGGCAGTGCAGGAGGCCCTTTCCAATGTCGCCCGCCATTCCTCCGCAACATCCGCCGAGGTGCGCCTGAGTGTGAGTGATGGGGCGCTCACCCTGACGATAAGCGACAACGGTCGTGGATTTCCCGCGCCCGGTATTCCCTTGGACTCCACTTACTCTTCGCTCGGACTGGCGGGAATGCGAGAGCGCATTGCCGCTCTGCGCGGCTCGGTGACGTTTACCTCGAGCATGGGTGCTCTAGTCACGGTGCGAGTTCCGCTGACCAATGCCTCCTGA
- a CDS encoding glycoside hydrolase family 9 protein: MEVNSAKPAHFFGLCVSALLAAQGAAQAPAMPMPIDYRNSAEFGWMSKKVLATRTVEPMTAPANWVFQGTGTLSFHPENGATGRPALRVDMDMFTHTPAPTRSRLSSVNLKRPFAGEDWSPYNRLSFWIRPLVSGFPMLPIQIVLHNDGKVRLPDAYYREGIHYVTLQNNKWQQVNWEITPLPRDKVTAIEIGYWVNKMLAQPGDRVAFEIGRIDLQRVEPDHYEGWSVAPGKISFSHTGYPSRASKTAIASGVTARTFRVRRVNAGGATRVVLEKPVKNVATRLGKFQQMDFSAVRAPGRYVIESGGLRTRPFQVSDTVWRGTIWKTINFFFGERCGYAVPGSHGVDHLDWFATLGDQKITMSGGWHDAGDLSQGLINTGEATYAMFALAERLKSGGDNGDLYRRLVEEAKWGLAWVLRVRFDGGYRIGFASHNLWTNNIVGDADDRSREAKNNPNVNYIAAAAEAIAYRVLKDTEPALAARSLATAEDDWRHAIAGKEGPETWHTPAFAATPIELAGIGILASLELYEATRKQQYADKAIELAPIIIASQQKRYVGSRFPLAGFFYTGPDRDTLFHQFHRGNDQVPIVALARLVETFPNHKDWMKWYSTVALYTEYQKAGARATEPYEVLPAYVYDEREYLQVPEKGALHMATREAFREQVLQGMPMGEGYYLKAFPVWFARRGNFGVLLSQAKALSAASRLRRDAPGLELAQKQAEWIVGRNPFVQSTMIGEGYDWAQQYSVSSGDFVGALPVGMQSRGTTDLPYWPSQNMYVYKEVWVHPVSRWLWLMADLEGVASREPRTREPVNFSVTPATTAKGEVTITVRASGAGAHRFAIRAENLAIDRPVRSVLMREGRPSAIRWKARVQSANQPWVAVVIPDDSVQHRREVIEYRD, encoded by the coding sequence ATGGAAGTGAATTCAGCGAAACCGGCGCATTTTTTCGGGCTGTGCGTCTCCGCGCTCCTGGCAGCGCAGGGCGCCGCTCAAGCTCCAGCGATGCCAATGCCCATCGACTACCGGAATTCGGCCGAATTCGGCTGGATGTCGAAGAAGGTGCTCGCCACCCGCACAGTCGAGCCGATGACCGCGCCCGCCAACTGGGTTTTTCAGGGCACCGGCACGCTCAGCTTCCATCCCGAAAACGGCGCGACAGGGAGGCCGGCACTCCGCGTTGACATGGACATGTTCACCCACACGCCTGCTCCCACCCGCAGCAGGCTTTCGTCGGTGAATCTGAAGCGGCCCTTCGCGGGGGAAGACTGGAGTCCGTACAACCGGCTCTCGTTCTGGATTCGTCCGCTCGTGTCGGGCTTTCCGATGCTTCCGATCCAGATCGTTCTCCACAACGATGGAAAGGTGAGGCTGCCCGACGCGTACTATCGCGAGGGAATTCACTACGTGACGCTGCAGAACAACAAGTGGCAGCAGGTGAACTGGGAGATCACTCCGCTCCCGCGCGACAAGGTGACCGCAATCGAGATCGGGTACTGGGTGAACAAGATGCTTGCGCAGCCCGGCGATCGCGTTGCCTTCGAGATCGGGCGCATCGATCTGCAGCGCGTGGAGCCGGATCACTACGAGGGCTGGTCGGTCGCACCGGGGAAGATCTCGTTCAGTCACACGGGTTATCCCTCGCGCGCATCGAAGACGGCGATCGCAAGCGGCGTCACCGCGCGCACGTTCCGCGTGCGGCGCGTCAACGCGGGCGGCGCGACGAGAGTCGTACTCGAGAAACCCGTGAAAAACGTTGCGACGCGCCTCGGCAAATTCCAGCAGATGGACTTCTCCGCCGTGCGCGCGCCCGGACGCTATGTGATCGAGTCCGGTGGACTGCGCACGCGTCCTTTCCAGGTAAGCGACACCGTGTGGAGAGGGACGATCTGGAAGACGATCAACTTTTTCTTCGGCGAGCGTTGCGGATATGCGGTTCCCGGATCGCACGGCGTCGATCACCTCGACTGGTTTGCGACGCTCGGCGATCAGAAAATCACGATGAGCGGCGGGTGGCATGACGCAGGCGATCTGTCGCAGGGGCTCATCAATACCGGCGAGGCGACGTACGCGATGTTCGCGCTCGCCGAGCGGTTGAAGTCGGGCGGTGACAATGGCGACCTATATCGCCGGCTGGTCGAGGAAGCAAAGTGGGGACTGGCGTGGGTGTTGAGAGTCAGGTTCGACGGTGGCTACCGAATTGGATTCGCGTCGCACAACCTGTGGACGAACAACATCGTCGGCGACGCGGATGATCGCTCGCGCGAAGCAAAGAACAATCCGAACGTCAACTACATCGCCGCCGCCGCGGAAGCTATCGCCTATCGCGTCCTGAAGGACACCGAGCCCGCACTCGCCGCGCGGAGCCTCGCGACCGCGGAAGACGACTGGCGGCACGCCATCGCCGGAAAGGAAGGTCCGGAGACCTGGCACACGCCCGCGTTTGCTGCGACACCGATCGAGCTCGCAGGCATCGGCATACTCGCGTCGCTCGAGCTCTATGAGGCGACGCGCAAGCAGCAATACGCAGACAAGGCAATCGAGCTTGCACCGATCATCATCGCTTCGCAGCAGAAGCGCTATGTCGGCTCGCGCTTCCCTCTTGCCGGTTTCTTCTATACCGGTCCGGACAGGGACACGCTCTTTCACCAGTTCCACAGAGGAAACGATCAGGTGCCGATTGTGGCGCTCGCGCGTCTGGTCGAAACGTTTCCGAATCACAAGGACTGGATGAAGTGGTACTCGACGGTCGCTTTGTACACCGAGTATCAGAAAGCCGGTGCGCGCGCGACTGAGCCGTACGAGGTGCTGCCGGCGTACGTCTACGACGAGAGGGAGTATCTGCAGGTGCCCGAGAAGGGCGCGCTGCACATGGCGACGCGTGAGGCGTTCCGCGAACAGGTGCTGCAAGGAATGCCCATGGGTGAGGGCTACTATCTCAAGGCATTCCCGGTGTGGTTCGCGCGTCGCGGAAACTTTGGTGTGCTGCTGTCGCAGGCGAAGGCATTGTCCGCTGCTTCACGTCTGCGTCGTGATGCGCCGGGGCTCGAGCTCGCCCAGAAACAGGCCGAGTGGATCGTCGGTCGCAATCCATTCGTTCAGAGCACGATGATCGGCGAAGGATACGACTGGGCGCAGCAGTACAGCGTATCGTCGGGTGACTTTGTGGGCGCGCTGCCGGTGGGAATGCAGAGCCGTGGGACGACCGACCTCCCGTACTGGCCGTCGCAGAACATGTACGTCTACAAGGAAGTGTGGGTGCATCCGGTGAGCCGCTGGCTGTGGCTGATGGCGGACCTCGAAGGAGTCGCGTCGAGGGAGCCGCGCACTAGGGAGCCGGTCAATTTCTCCGTCACGCCGGCGACAACGGCAAAGGGAGAGGTCACGATCACCGTGCGGGCTTCAGGCGCAGGCGCGCACAGGTTCGCGATTCGTGCCGAGAATCTCGCCATCGATCGTCCCGTAAGATCTGTATTGATGCGGGAGGGAAGGCCGAGTGCGATCCGCTGGAAAGCGAGGGTTCAGTCAGCGAATCAACCGTGGGTGGCAGTGGTAATCCCGGACGACAGCGTGCAGCACCGACGAGAGGTAATCGAATACCGGGACTGA